The Cherax quadricarinatus isolate ZL_2023a chromosome 20, ASM3850222v1, whole genome shotgun sequence genome has a window encoding:
- the LOC128700885 gene encoding selenoprotein M-like, producing the protein MMDGTLYFLLLLGLLCTPAAVAQDQQLREKEVAKARVESCGGURLNRLPEVKKFIHEDIPFFHNVRYQPIGGAPPELVLLNKFDKEVERIPLEKLNREECNQLLLKKGFYKKTTKEEEVPEEYLNGPYREREEL; encoded by the exons ATGATGGATGGTACACTctacttcctgctgctgctgggtctCTTATGTACCCCTGCGGCTGTGGCTCAGGACCAGCAACTGCGGGAGAAGGAGGTTGCTAAGGCCAGGGTCGAG agctgCGGTGGATGACGTCTGAACAGACTCCCCGAGGTGAAGAAATTCATCCACGAGGATATTCCCTTTTT CCACAATGTGAGATATCAGCCTATTGGTGGTGCTCCCCCAGAGTTGGTACTGCTCAATAAATTTGACAAg GAAGTAGAGCGCATTCCTCTGGAGAAGCTTAACCGCGAAGAATGCAACCAGCTGCTGCTGAAGAAAGGCTTCTACAAGAAGACTACCAAAGAAGAGGAAGTACCAGAAGAGTACCTCAATGGCCCTTATAGGGAAAGGGAAGAGCTCTAG